A window of Mixophyes fleayi isolate aMixFle1 chromosome 10, aMixFle1.hap1, whole genome shotgun sequence contains these coding sequences:
- the PSME3IP1 gene encoding PSME3-interacting protein — protein MDGHEGELVINKKFVTESEIEERRKKRQEEWEKVRKPEDPEECPEEVYDPRSLYEKLQEQKDKKQQDYEEQFKFKNMVRGLDEDETKFLDEVSRKQELLEKQRRDEEMKELNEFRNARTVAASSTEHKREAEKRPLVKPTDSKNKFSQSKLLAGAVRHRSNSEISGAKKLKLDQEHDKLKESHSSSIGSSSITSSQLHCPPASICIGILPGLGAYSGSSDSESSTDSEATISNMGKIVSSVFRSGTFLDAP, from the exons ATGGACGGGCATGAAGGGGAGCTTGTTATAAACAAGAAGTTTGTAACCGAATCTGAAATagaggaaagaagaaagaaaagacaggAAGAATGGGAAAAAGTGCGAAAGCCCGAGGACCCAGAAG AGTGTCCGGAGGAAGTGTACGACCCTCGTTCTCTATATGAAAAACTTCAGGAGCAGAAAGACAAGAAACAGCAGGATTATGAAGAACAGTTTAAATTCA AAAATATGGTCCGAGGCTTAGATGAAGATGAAACAAAGTTTCTTGATGAAGTTTCAAGGAAACAGGAGTTGCTGGAAAAACAAAGGAGAGATGAAGAAATGAAAGAGTTAAATGAGTTTAGAA ATGCTCGTACAGTAGCGGCCTCTTCCACCGAGCACAAGAGGGAGGCTGAGAAGAGGCCTCTAGTGAAACCCACCGACAGCAAAAATAAGTTTTCTCAGTCTAAGCTTCTGGCTGGAGCCGTTCGGCACAGGAG taattccGAGATATCTGGTGCGAAGAAATTGAAACTTGATCAGGAACATGACAAGCTAAAAG AGAGCCATTCTAGCTCCATCGGAAGTAGCTCTATCACCAGTTCTCAGCTTCACTGTCCTCCAGCATCTATCTGTATTGGGATCTTACCCGGCCTGGGAGCCTACTCGGGAAGCAGTGACTCCGAGTCCAGCACCGACAGCGAAGCCACAATAAGCAACATGGGAAAGATCGTCTCCTCTGTGTTCCGCTCAGGCACTTTCCTCGATGCTCCTTAA
- the LOC142104053 gene encoding carbohydrate sulfotransferase 5-like: MVRLRIKSFVLVVFIFIHFVLLIVTHRRQTVHSMKTDIQSGKVHLLILSTWRSGSSLLGQIFSQHPDVFYLMEPAWHIWRSMSKNSAHVLSMQVRDMVYSIFRCDMSVFDAYMKNKGNISDLFQWYSSRALCSPPACNSFSRYDIMSKTTCRKLCGIYPISKVEQVCDGYSHTVVKEVRFLDLKVLFPLLKDPFLNVKILHLVRDPRAVGKSREQAMKSLAIDNGIMLNTNGRKINDTNYDVLRQICQSQVDMYKTAIHEPPPFLKGRYKLVRYEDLVRNPLKETQEMYKFANLTFTDQISSWIYNITHGYGPVKREDEFEATQRDALNVSQVWRSVLPFQKVRDIQDVCKDAMNIFGYQFMNSETQQRDMHRDFILPRQTN, from the coding sequence ATGGTTAGATTGAGGATCAAGAGTTTTGTCCTTGTAGTATTCATTTTTATTCACTTTGTGCTTTTGATTGTAACACACCGAAGACAAACTGTACATTCGATGAAGACAGACATACAATCGGGAAAAGTCCATCTTCTTATTCTTTCCACCTGGAGGTCAGGATCATCTCTTCTTGGCCAGATCTTCAGCCAACACCCCGATGTCTTCTACTTGATGGAACCAGCTTGGCATATCTGGAGGTCTATGTCTAAGAACAGCGCACATGTGCTTAGTATGCAAGTAAGGGACATGGTCTATTCAATCTTCAGATGTGACATGTCTGTTTTTGATGCATATATGAAAAACAAGGGGAATATTTCAGACTTGTTCCAGTGGTATTCAAGCAGGGCTCTCTGCTCACCTCCAGCATGCAATTCCTTTTCTCGTTACGACATCATGAGCAAAACAACATGTAGAAAACTTTGTGGAATATATCCAATTAGTAAAGTTGAACAAGTCTGTGATGGGTATAGTCACACTGTTGTAAAAGAGGTTAGATTCCTTGACCTCAAAGTACTTTTTCCTCTTCTCAAAGACCCTTTCTTAAACGTTAAAATCCTCCATTTGGTACGTGATCCTCGGGCTGTTGGGAAGTCCCGTGAACAAGCCATGAAATCTCTTGCTATTGACAATGGTATTATGCTCAACACAAATGGGAGAAAGATAAATGACACAAATTATGACGTACTGCGCCAAATCTGTCAAAGTCAAGTTGACATGTACAAAACAGCCATCCACGAACCTCCTCCTTTCCTGAAAGGGAGATATAAGTTAGTTAGATATGAGGATTTGGTACGAAACCCATTAAAAGAAACACAAGAGatgtataaatttgcaaatttGACATTCACTGACCAGATCAGTAGCTGGATCTATAATATAACACATGGCTACGGGCCAGTGAAAAGAGAGGACGAATTTGAAGCCACTCAACGGGATGCATTAAATGTGTCCCAAGTTTGGAGAAGTGTGCTCCCTTTTCAGAAAGTCAGAGATATACAAGATGTATGCAAGGACGCCATGAATATTTTTGGgtatcaattcatgaattcagaGACACAGCAGCGGGATATGCATAGGGATTTTATACTCCCAAGGCAAAcaaattaa